From the genome of Bombus huntii isolate Logan2020A chromosome 14, iyBomHunt1.1, whole genome shotgun sequence, one region includes:
- the LOC126872900 gene encoding protein kibra isoform X3, producing the protein MLREYLQTAQDVLEAKKEIYDVKQQRLCLAQDEYNHLNNALTTLGASRTSLCSSSSSLSTKYDPDLLKSDVALARSRVSRLKRELEQIRAEMNCTQRGVDTLASVEQKLSGHHGGCYNITEAQAIMTELRNIQKSLSSGEKEKAELMQSLAQLKDELTRLQLCEGSPEASTLSLPQEKLSTASQTDLSGELVPIGTRLAEMARMRLQYDEARKRIQHIQQQLADLEEKVTPGQTESDKDKLLLFQEKEQLLRELRSITPRTRTQQDMKKIQSEIRRLEQDLNNALELSNKTITDRVRLHEEKQLLLQQLRDALRSMAMLEGQLKTLSASTLSVSSSSSLGSLSTTSSKGSLSSGLSFTDIYGGPQCLGPVSSQQERPVDMVDLHRRVERLLRGSEQNNLVSTPSPGRSQPSLSPRSSLSSVSPPVSPLYENAPMGPPPAYEHVEMQRRQHQRPTTSSNAHLDGNQLEDRLAELRLTQQQTSSHEQSCVAPQDRLKLVGGPHPPVELQSGNMSQGSGLGRPVCVMQHQMSPQEPPPLSPISETPPPTGIRSRASSSGTNTRSVSAAVSDESVAGDSGVFEASNRRKLPGAIGDVNSLALGEMSLETAQVQIKLRYSVSDGLLHVGIERARNLAALFIPNNAQVYIKAALLPMQPPVNHMCCTKPVVDLRKPTFGETFPIAVPLNKLYTKTLQVNVWCTGNESEECLGSAQVSLADFSPESPSVKWYNILSFRFMQPSDSPSTSTSNSNSISISVARQAKHDKQESDLSVYRAGQNTKEESSDESTIISSQTSTLTRNQGCDELQTAISLRLEELANCLGSPEEEDENDGSESGSEDSDEEGIIVEFTMEDNVLEDVLEHEEDEELNEEARQTQDKETNTECVFIPEQGKQRKLSAAGVVSSVMHDDKNSIVIKRSQTFSPSAAVSKNHYICRLNRSDSDSSMPLYRRGGPFQRNSVERRSLRWRRPLSALSCKTASKKSTNLPPTARTSLDLELDLQAQHARLNNLQDELSRLRELKQRLEQAREKGDTDFAAWLLEDHKFQNLMAQAESGKNGKSAEDKRVEKMLKKTSKEIYKLRKTKAGKGKPDIISFKEKMAFFTRVNLNVPVLPPEDSLCENPSSPSPSLIQHRRHASEPIATEYMVTKLGAQGVSNLTMRSNSVPSGNASAVKTDGAATNNTTTVTNVIEDVPANSTNKSVNAKGRSTEANVHCQENGQGSESLKSTEENDSEEPRRYEYVVDRVLGVEV; encoded by the exons GCGAAAAAGGAGATCTACGATGTGAAGCAACAGAGGTTATGTCTGGCCCAGGATGAGTACAATCACCTCAACAACGCTTTAACGACGCTCGGTGCTTCGCGTACAAGTT TGTGCTCCAGTTCAAGTTCATTGAGTACCAAGTACGATCCGGATCTTTTGAAATCCGATGTCGCGCTCGCGAGGAGTCGAGTTTCCCGGCTGAAACGAGAGCTCGAACAGATCCGCGCTGAAATGAACTGTACACAACGAGGAGTGGACACTCTTGCAAG CGTCGAACAGAAATTGAGCGGACATCATGGCGGTTGTTACAACATCACCGAGGCCCAGGCAATCATGACGGAGCTTCGAAACATTCAGAAATCGCTGAGTTCGGGCGAAAAGGAGAAAGCCGAGTTGATGCAGTCTCTGGCTCAATTGAAGGACGAATTGACGAGACTACAGCTCTGCGAAGGTAGTCCCGAGGCCAGCACTCTTAGCTTACCTCAGGAGAAGCTTAGTACAGCGTCTCAGACTGATCTCTCCGGCGAATTGGTCCCGATCGGTACTCGCCTGGCCGAGATGGCACGGATGAGGTTGCAGTACGACGAAGCAAGGAAAAGGATACAGCATATACAACAACAATTGGCGGACCTCGAGGAAAAAGTAACTCCTGGTCAGACAGAAAGCGATAAGGACAAGTTGTTGCTGTTCCAAGAGAAAGAACAGTTGCTTCGAGAGTTAAGGAGTATCACTCCGCGTACGAGAACGCAACAAGATATGAAGAAGATCCAGAGTGAGATCCGTCGCCTCGAGCAGGATCTAAACAACGCGCTTGAATTGTCGAACAAGACGATTACGGATCGCGTGCGACTGCACGAAGAGAAGCAACTGCTGTTGCAACAGTTGAGGGACGCTTTACGCTCGATGGCGATGCTCGAGGGTCAATTGAAGACTCTCAGTGCGAGCACGCTCTCGGTGAGCAGCAGTTCCAGTCTTGGAAGCCTTAGCACGACCAGTAGCAAGGGTTCGCTTAGCTCTGGATTGAGCTTTACTGATATTTACGGCGGTCCTCAGTGTCTGGGTCCTGTCAGCTCTCAACAGGAGCGACCAGTCGACATGGTTGATCTACATAGACGCGTAGAAAGATTGCTCAGAGGATCGGAGCAGAATAATCTCGTTAGTACGCCTTCTCCTGGTCGATCGCAGCCAAGTTTGTCGCCAAGATCGAGTCTCTCCAGCGTCAGTCCACCGGTCTCGCCGCTTTATGAGAATGCCCCGATGGGCCCACCACCTGCGTATGAACACGTAGAGATGCAGAGAAGGCAACATCAGAGACCTACAACCTCGTCGAATGCTCACTTAGATGGAAATCAGCTGGAGGACCGTTTGGCGGAGCTTAGGCTTACTCAGCAGCAAACGTCGTCCCACGAACAATCCTGTGTTGCGCCTCAGGATCGTCTTAAGTTGGTCGGTGGCCCACATCCACCCGTCGAATTGCAATCTGGAAATATGTCCCAAGGAAGCGGCCTTGGCAGGCCTGTATGCGTTATGCAGCATCAAATGTCTCCGCAGGAACCACCGCCTCTTTCGCCTATAAGTGAGACACCTCCTCCTACTGGTATTCGTTCGAGAGCTAGCAGTTCTGGTACGAACACCAGGTCCGTCTCGGCAGCTGTTTCCGACGAAAGTGTCGCGGGTGATTCGGGAGTATTCGAGGCTTCTAATCGAAGGAAACTGCCCGGAGCGATTGGCGATGTCAATTCATTGGCGCTTGGCGAGATGAGCCTGGAGACGGCACAGGTGCAAATTAAGCTTAG ATATTCTGTAAGTGACGGTTTGCTCCATGTTGGAATCGAACGTGCCAGAAATTTGGCTGCACTTTTCATACCTAACAACGCGCAAGT ATACATAAAGGCTGCATTGCTTCCGATGCAACCGCCCGTTAATCACATGTGTTGTACGAAACCTGTTGTGGATCTGCGCAAACCAACCTTCGGCGAAACATTCCCGATTGCAGTACCACTCAACAAACTGTACACGAAGACATTGCAAGTCAACGTTTGGTGTACGGGTAACGAGTCTGAGGAGTGCTTG GGATCCGCCCAAGTGTCCCTTGCAGACTTTAGTCCAGAATCGCCAAGCGTGAAATGGTACAACATACTTTCCTTTCGCTTCATGCAACCATCCGACAGCCCGAGCACTAGCACCAGCAATAGCAACAGCATTTCCATCAGCGTAGCGAGGCAGGCCAAACACGACAAACAAGAATCAGACTTATCGGTATATCGTGCTGGACAGAatacgaaagaagaaagcagtGACGAGAGCACGATTATCAGTTCTCAAACGTCGACTCTGACGAGAAATCAGGGATGCGATGAACTGCAAACGGCAATCTCGTTAAGGCTGGAGGAGCTAGCCAATTGCTTGGGAAGTCCTGAAGAAGAGGATGAGAACGATGGAAGTGAAAGCGGAAGTGAGGACAGTGACGAGGAAGGAATCATTGTAGAATTTACGATGGAAGATAATGTTCTGGAGGATGTGTTAGAACATGAG gaGGACGAGGAATTAAACGAAGAAGCAAGACAAACTCAGGACAAAGAAACTAATACCGAGTGCGTCTTCATCCCGGAACAAGGAAAACAGAGGAAACTTTCGGCAGCCGGTGTCGTTTCTAGTGTTATGCACGATGATAAAAATTCGATCGTAATCAAAAGAAGTCAAACGTTTTCACCCAGTGCTGCAGTCAGCAAGAATCACTATATTTGTCGG CTCAATCGAAGCGATAGTGATAGTAGCATGCCGCTTTATCGCAGAGGCGGACCATTTCAACGAAATTCGGTAGAAAGACGGTCTCTTCGATGGCGAAGACCTTTGTCCGCTCTCAGTTGTAAAACTGCCTCAAAAAAGTCTACCAATTTACCACCTACCGCTAGAACCTCACTGGATCTTGAATTGGATCTTCAAGCACAGCATGCCAGACTGAACAATCTCCAGGACGAGTTGAGTAGATTGCGAGAATTAAAGCAAAGGTTAGAACAAGCGCGAGAAAAGGGAGACACAGACTTTGCGGCATGGTTGTTAGAGGACCACAAGTTCCAGAACCTGATGGCACAAGCCGAAAGTGGAAAGAACGGCAAAAGTGCCGAGGATAAAAGAGTAGAGAAGATGTTGAAGAAAACTTCGAAAGAAATCTACAAACTACGGAAAACAAAAGCTGGGAAAGGAAAACCTGATATTATTTCGTTCAA AGAAAAGATGGCTTTCTTCACGCGCGTTAATCTCAATGTTCCTGTACTTCCACCCGAAGATTCATTGTGTGAGAATCCATCGTCACCATCACCATCACTTATTCAGCACAGGAGACACGCCTCGGAACCAATTGCCACTGAATACATGGTTACTAAGCTTGGTGCTCAAGGTGTTTCAAATTTGACCATGCGGTCAAATAGTGTTCCTAGCGGGAATGCGTCCGCGGTGAAGACTGACGGTGCCGCGACCAATAACACGACTACGGTCACGAACGTGATCGAGGACGTTCCGGCCAACAGTACAAATAAATCTGTGAACGCGAAAGGTCGATCTACCGAGGCGAACGTGCATTGTCAAGAAAATGGTCAAGGTAGTGAGAGCCTAAAATCAACCGAAGAAAACGATAGCGAAGAGCCAAGGAGGTACGAATACGTCGTCGACAGAGTTCTCGGTGTCGAGGTGTAA
- the LOC126872900 gene encoding protein kibra isoform X1 gives MPRRRNGEIPLPEGWDVAQDFDGKVYFIDHNTRKTTWIDPRDRFTKPQTFADCIGNELPLGWEEAYDKHVGAYYINHVNQTTQLEDPRQEWRAIQEAMLREYLQTAQDVLEAKKEIYDVKQQRLCLAQDEYNHLNNALTTLGASRTSLCSSSSSLSTKYDPDLLKSDVALARSRVSRLKRELEQIRAEMNCTQRGVDTLASVEQKLSGHHGGCYNITEAQAIMTELRNIQKSLSSGEKEKAELMQSLAQLKDELTRLQLCEGSPEASTLSLPQEKLSTASQTDLSGELVPIGTRLAEMARMRLQYDEARKRIQHIQQQLADLEEKVTPGQTESDKDKLLLFQEKEQLLRELRSITPRTRTQQDMKKIQSEIRRLEQDLNNALELSNKTITDRVRLHEEKQLLLQQLRDALRSMAMLEGQLKTLSASTLSVSSSSSLGSLSTTSSKGSLSSGLSFTDIYGGPQCLGPVSSQQERPVDMVDLHRRVERLLRGSEQNNLVSTPSPGRSQPSLSPRSSLSSVSPPVSPLYENAPMGPPPAYEHVEMQRRQHQRPTTSSNAHLDGNQLEDRLAELRLTQQQTSSHEQSCVAPQDRLKLVGGPHPPVELQSGNMSQGSGLGRPVCVMQHQMSPQEPPPLSPISETPPPTGIRSRASSSGTNTRSVSAAVSDESVAGDSGVFEASNRRKLPGAIGDVNSLALGEMSLETAQVQIKLRYSVSDGLLHVGIERARNLAALFIPNNAQVYIKAALLPMQPPVNHMCCTKPVVDLRKPTFGETFPIAVPLNKLYTKTLQVNVWCTGNESEECLGSAQVSLADFSPESPSVKWYNILSFRFMQPSDSPSTSTSNSNSISISVARQAKHDKQESDLSVYRAGQNTKEESSDESTIISSQTSTLTRNQGCDELQTAISLRLEELANCLGSPEEEDENDGSESGSEDSDEEGIIVEFTMEDNVLEDVLEHEEDEELNEEARQTQDKETNTECVFIPEQGKQRKLSAAGVVSSVMHDDKNSIVIKRSQTFSPSAAVSKNHYICRLNRSDSDSSMPLYRRGGPFQRNSVERRSLRWRRPLSALSCKTASKKSTNLPPTARTSLDLELDLQAQHARLNNLQDELSRLRELKQRLEQAREKGDTDFAAWLLEDHKFQNLMAQAESGKNGKSAEDKRVEKMLKKTSKEIYKLRKTKAGKGKPDIISFKEKMAFFTRVNLNVPVLPPEDSLCENPSSPSPSLIQHRRHASEPIATEYMVTKLGAQGVSNLTMRSNSVPSGNASAVKTDGAATNNTTTVTNVIEDVPANSTNKSVNAKGRSTEANVHCQENGQGSESLKSTEENDSEEPRRYEYVVDRVLGVEV, from the exons GCGAAAAAGGAGATCTACGATGTGAAGCAACAGAGGTTATGTCTGGCCCAGGATGAGTACAATCACCTCAACAACGCTTTAACGACGCTCGGTGCTTCGCGTACAAGTT TGTGCTCCAGTTCAAGTTCATTGAGTACCAAGTACGATCCGGATCTTTTGAAATCCGATGTCGCGCTCGCGAGGAGTCGAGTTTCCCGGCTGAAACGAGAGCTCGAACAGATCCGCGCTGAAATGAACTGTACACAACGAGGAGTGGACACTCTTGCAAG CGTCGAACAGAAATTGAGCGGACATCATGGCGGTTGTTACAACATCACCGAGGCCCAGGCAATCATGACGGAGCTTCGAAACATTCAGAAATCGCTGAGTTCGGGCGAAAAGGAGAAAGCCGAGTTGATGCAGTCTCTGGCTCAATTGAAGGACGAATTGACGAGACTACAGCTCTGCGAAGGTAGTCCCGAGGCCAGCACTCTTAGCTTACCTCAGGAGAAGCTTAGTACAGCGTCTCAGACTGATCTCTCCGGCGAATTGGTCCCGATCGGTACTCGCCTGGCCGAGATGGCACGGATGAGGTTGCAGTACGACGAAGCAAGGAAAAGGATACAGCATATACAACAACAATTGGCGGACCTCGAGGAAAAAGTAACTCCTGGTCAGACAGAAAGCGATAAGGACAAGTTGTTGCTGTTCCAAGAGAAAGAACAGTTGCTTCGAGAGTTAAGGAGTATCACTCCGCGTACGAGAACGCAACAAGATATGAAGAAGATCCAGAGTGAGATCCGTCGCCTCGAGCAGGATCTAAACAACGCGCTTGAATTGTCGAACAAGACGATTACGGATCGCGTGCGACTGCACGAAGAGAAGCAACTGCTGTTGCAACAGTTGAGGGACGCTTTACGCTCGATGGCGATGCTCGAGGGTCAATTGAAGACTCTCAGTGCGAGCACGCTCTCGGTGAGCAGCAGTTCCAGTCTTGGAAGCCTTAGCACGACCAGTAGCAAGGGTTCGCTTAGCTCTGGATTGAGCTTTACTGATATTTACGGCGGTCCTCAGTGTCTGGGTCCTGTCAGCTCTCAACAGGAGCGACCAGTCGACATGGTTGATCTACATAGACGCGTAGAAAGATTGCTCAGAGGATCGGAGCAGAATAATCTCGTTAGTACGCCTTCTCCTGGTCGATCGCAGCCAAGTTTGTCGCCAAGATCGAGTCTCTCCAGCGTCAGTCCACCGGTCTCGCCGCTTTATGAGAATGCCCCGATGGGCCCACCACCTGCGTATGAACACGTAGAGATGCAGAGAAGGCAACATCAGAGACCTACAACCTCGTCGAATGCTCACTTAGATGGAAATCAGCTGGAGGACCGTTTGGCGGAGCTTAGGCTTACTCAGCAGCAAACGTCGTCCCACGAACAATCCTGTGTTGCGCCTCAGGATCGTCTTAAGTTGGTCGGTGGCCCACATCCACCCGTCGAATTGCAATCTGGAAATATGTCCCAAGGAAGCGGCCTTGGCAGGCCTGTATGCGTTATGCAGCATCAAATGTCTCCGCAGGAACCACCGCCTCTTTCGCCTATAAGTGAGACACCTCCTCCTACTGGTATTCGTTCGAGAGCTAGCAGTTCTGGTACGAACACCAGGTCCGTCTCGGCAGCTGTTTCCGACGAAAGTGTCGCGGGTGATTCGGGAGTATTCGAGGCTTCTAATCGAAGGAAACTGCCCGGAGCGATTGGCGATGTCAATTCATTGGCGCTTGGCGAGATGAGCCTGGAGACGGCACAGGTGCAAATTAAGCTTAG ATATTCTGTAAGTGACGGTTTGCTCCATGTTGGAATCGAACGTGCCAGAAATTTGGCTGCACTTTTCATACCTAACAACGCGCAAGT ATACATAAAGGCTGCATTGCTTCCGATGCAACCGCCCGTTAATCACATGTGTTGTACGAAACCTGTTGTGGATCTGCGCAAACCAACCTTCGGCGAAACATTCCCGATTGCAGTACCACTCAACAAACTGTACACGAAGACATTGCAAGTCAACGTTTGGTGTACGGGTAACGAGTCTGAGGAGTGCTTG GGATCCGCCCAAGTGTCCCTTGCAGACTTTAGTCCAGAATCGCCAAGCGTGAAATGGTACAACATACTTTCCTTTCGCTTCATGCAACCATCCGACAGCCCGAGCACTAGCACCAGCAATAGCAACAGCATTTCCATCAGCGTAGCGAGGCAGGCCAAACACGACAAACAAGAATCAGACTTATCGGTATATCGTGCTGGACAGAatacgaaagaagaaagcagtGACGAGAGCACGATTATCAGTTCTCAAACGTCGACTCTGACGAGAAATCAGGGATGCGATGAACTGCAAACGGCAATCTCGTTAAGGCTGGAGGAGCTAGCCAATTGCTTGGGAAGTCCTGAAGAAGAGGATGAGAACGATGGAAGTGAAAGCGGAAGTGAGGACAGTGACGAGGAAGGAATCATTGTAGAATTTACGATGGAAGATAATGTTCTGGAGGATGTGTTAGAACATGAG gaGGACGAGGAATTAAACGAAGAAGCAAGACAAACTCAGGACAAAGAAACTAATACCGAGTGCGTCTTCATCCCGGAACAAGGAAAACAGAGGAAACTTTCGGCAGCCGGTGTCGTTTCTAGTGTTATGCACGATGATAAAAATTCGATCGTAATCAAAAGAAGTCAAACGTTTTCACCCAGTGCTGCAGTCAGCAAGAATCACTATATTTGTCGG CTCAATCGAAGCGATAGTGATAGTAGCATGCCGCTTTATCGCAGAGGCGGACCATTTCAACGAAATTCGGTAGAAAGACGGTCTCTTCGATGGCGAAGACCTTTGTCCGCTCTCAGTTGTAAAACTGCCTCAAAAAAGTCTACCAATTTACCACCTACCGCTAGAACCTCACTGGATCTTGAATTGGATCTTCAAGCACAGCATGCCAGACTGAACAATCTCCAGGACGAGTTGAGTAGATTGCGAGAATTAAAGCAAAGGTTAGAACAAGCGCGAGAAAAGGGAGACACAGACTTTGCGGCATGGTTGTTAGAGGACCACAAGTTCCAGAACCTGATGGCACAAGCCGAAAGTGGAAAGAACGGCAAAAGTGCCGAGGATAAAAGAGTAGAGAAGATGTTGAAGAAAACTTCGAAAGAAATCTACAAACTACGGAAAACAAAAGCTGGGAAAGGAAAACCTGATATTATTTCGTTCAA AGAAAAGATGGCTTTCTTCACGCGCGTTAATCTCAATGTTCCTGTACTTCCACCCGAAGATTCATTGTGTGAGAATCCATCGTCACCATCACCATCACTTATTCAGCACAGGAGACACGCCTCGGAACCAATTGCCACTGAATACATGGTTACTAAGCTTGGTGCTCAAGGTGTTTCAAATTTGACCATGCGGTCAAATAGTGTTCCTAGCGGGAATGCGTCCGCGGTGAAGACTGACGGTGCCGCGACCAATAACACGACTACGGTCACGAACGTGATCGAGGACGTTCCGGCCAACAGTACAAATAAATCTGTGAACGCGAAAGGTCGATCTACCGAGGCGAACGTGCATTGTCAAGAAAATGGTCAAGGTAGTGAGAGCCTAAAATCAACCGAAGAAAACGATAGCGAAGAGCCAAGGAGGTACGAATACGTCGTCGACAGAGTTCTCGGTGTCGAGGTGTAA